In Arthrobacter sp. PAMC25284, a single genomic region encodes these proteins:
- a CDS encoding haloacid dehalogenase type II codes for MNPAPQVIVFDVNETLSDMAPMGARFSEVGAPAELAKLWFATLLRDGFALTASGDNGSFAAIGAAALRGLLAGEELDRGLEAAVEHIMGGLAGLQLHPDVSGGINTLAATGFRLVTLSNGSARIAGDLFAAAGIRDKFELLLSVEDASVWKPAPAAYGYAAAAAGIDAGNMLLVAVHPWDIHGAARAGLRTAWLNRTGAAYPAYFEAPEFTITALTELPEALAAVD; via the coding sequence GTGAACCCAGCACCCCAGGTCATTGTTTTTGATGTGAACGAAACCCTCTCGGATATGGCCCCCATGGGTGCCCGGTTCAGTGAGGTCGGGGCGCCGGCCGAACTGGCCAAACTCTGGTTCGCCACACTGCTGCGGGACGGGTTCGCGCTCACCGCCAGCGGCGACAACGGATCGTTTGCCGCCATCGGCGCAGCGGCACTGCGCGGTCTGCTGGCCGGAGAGGAGCTGGACCGCGGCCTCGAAGCGGCCGTCGAGCACATCATGGGCGGCCTCGCCGGACTCCAACTGCATCCGGACGTATCCGGGGGCATCAACACCCTGGCCGCCACGGGGTTCCGCCTGGTCACGCTGAGCAACGGGTCCGCCCGGATTGCCGGTGACCTGTTCGCCGCGGCAGGGATCCGGGACAAGTTCGAGCTGCTGCTCTCGGTCGAGGACGCCAGCGTGTGGAAGCCGGCCCCGGCTGCCTACGGGTACGCCGCCGCCGCCGCCGGAATCGACGCCGGCAACATGCTGCTCGTCGCCGTCCACCCCTGGGACATCCACGGCGCGGCCCGCGCGGGCCTGCGCACGGCGTGGCTGAACCGTACCGGCGCTGCCTACCCCGCCTACTTCGAGGCGCCGGAGTTCACCATCACGGCACTGACGGAGCTCCCGGAGGCCCTGGCCGCTGTGGACTGA